A genome region from Natranaeroarchaeum sulfidigenes includes the following:
- the pstA gene encoding phosphate ABC transporter permease PstA — translation MSLDTETSGEADDEALFTEIDLGWEHLKNRIFLGIIFAASMFGVVMLALLLFDIITDFYVGMTEFNISMGDFLTRDGSRREELSGFRGAIVASIMLMVLTAILSFFVGVGSAIYLEEYAPDNRVTRLIEANLANLAGVPSIVYGLLALAAFVNGIGMGPILLAGAIALALLVMPIIIVSTQEALRAVPDGVRNGSYATGATKWQTIRKVVLPAAMPGIMTGTILALARAIGETAPLIMVGALFTNRMPFGPLDRFSAMPTQIYNWANEPSQHFIHLAATGIVVLLAFMFAMNGIAIYLRNRYETEV, via the coding sequence ATGAGCCTCGACACGGAGACTAGTGGGGAGGCCGACGACGAAGCGCTGTTCACTGAGATCGATCTCGGTTGGGAGCACCTGAAAAACCGGATCTTCCTCGGGATCATCTTCGCGGCGTCGATGTTCGGCGTCGTCATGCTTGCGCTCCTGTTGTTTGACATCATTACCGACTTCTACGTCGGGATGACGGAGTTCAACATCAGTATGGGTGACTTCCTTACGCGGGACGGCTCCCGCCGCGAGGAGCTCTCCGGGTTCCGCGGTGCGATCGTTGCCTCGATCATGCTGATGGTCCTGACGGCGATCCTTTCGTTTTTCGTCGGCGTCGGGTCGGCGATCTACCTCGAAGAGTACGCGCCGGACAACCGGGTCACGCGGCTTATCGAGGCGAACCTCGCGAACCTCGCTGGCGTCCCCTCGATCGTCTACGGACTGCTCGCGCTCGCCGCGTTCGTCAACGGGATCGGTATGGGGCCGATCCTGCTCGCCGGGGCGATCGCGCTCGCCCTGCTCGTGATGCCGATCATCATCGTCTCGACCCAGGAGGCGCTCCGGGCCGTTCCGGACGGCGTCAGGAACGGTTCCTACGCGACCGGTGCGACGAAGTGGCAGACGATTCGGAAGGTCGTGTTGCCCGCTGCGATGCCCGGTATCATGACCGGGACCATCCTCGCGCTGGCCCGGGCGATCGGCGAGACGGCCCCGCTGATCATGGTCGGCGCGCTGTTTACCAACCGGATGCCGTTTGGCCCGCTCGATCGGTTCAGCGCGATGCCGACCCAGATCTACAACTGGGCGAACGAACCGAGCCAGCATTTCATCCATCTGGCGGCAACCGGTATCGTCGTCCTGCTTG